The following proteins come from a genomic window of Melospiza georgiana isolate bMelGeo1 chromosome 3, bMelGeo1.pri, whole genome shotgun sequence:
- the FUT9 gene encoding 4-galactosyl-N-acetylglucosaminide 3-alpha-L-fucosyltransferase 9 isoform X1, giving the protein MKLLYSRMHHRWKILSPQPQCSEQIMTSTSKGIFRPFFIIFIILGCFMAFILIYIKPTNSWISGPIESASSVLKMKNFFSSKTDNLNETTVLIWVWPFGQTFDLTSCQTMFNIPGCHLTIDRSLYNRSHAVLIHHRDISWDLANLPQQARPPFQKWIWMNLESPTHTPQKSGIEHLFNLTLTYRRDSDIQVPYGFMMVGTSSFTFEVPSKENLVCWVVSNWNPEHARVKYYNELSKYIEIHTYGQAFGDYVNDKNLIPTISTCKFYLSFENSIHKDYITEKLYNALLAGSVPVVLGPSRENYENYIPADSFIHVEDFLSPRELAEYLLMLDKNNKMYLSYFNWKKDFSVHLPRFWESHACLACDHVKRHQEYKSIGNLEKWFWN; this is encoded by the coding sequence agcAAATTATGACATCGACATCTAAAGGAATTTTCCGGCCATTTTTTATTATCTTCATTATCCTTGGTTGTTTCATGGCATTTATATTGATTTATATCAAACCAACAAATAGCTGGATTTCTGGTCCTATAGAATCAGCCAGTTCAGTGTTGAAAATGAAGAActtcttttcttccaaaacTGATAATCTCAATGAAACTACTGTTTTGATCTGGGTTTGGCCATTTGGTCAGACGTTCGATCTGACGTCCTGCCAGACGATGTTCAACATCCCCGGGTGTCATCTGACCATTGACCGCTCGCTCTATAACCGATCCCACGCTGTCCTCATTCATCACAGAGACATCAGCTGGGATCTGGCCAACTTACCTCAGCAAGCCAGGCCACCATTCCAGAAGTGGATTTGGATGAACTTGGAGTCTCCAACTCATACTCCACAAAAGAGCGGCATTGAACACCTTTTTAACCTGACCCTGACTTACCGGCGTGATTCAGATATCCAGGTGCCTTATGGCTTCATGATGGTTGGCACCAGTTCCTTCACATTTGAAGTACCAAGTAAGGAAAACTTGGTCTGTTGGGTTGTGAGTAACTGGAACCCTGAGCACGCACGAGTCAAGTATTACAACGAGCTCAGCAAATACATTGAAATCCACACCTACGGACAAGCCTTCGGAGACTACGTCAATGACAAAAACCTGATTCCAACTATCTCCACCTGCAAGTTCTACCTTTCCTTTGAAAATTCAATCCACAAAGATTACATTACTGAGAAACTCTACAATGCTCTCCTGGCTGGATCAGTACCAGTCGTATTGGGCCCTTCCAGAGAAAATTATGAGAATTACATTCCAGCAGACTCTTTCATACATGTGGAAGATTTTCTCTCCCCCAGAGAGCTGGCAGAATATCTTCTGATGCTTGACAAAAATAATAAGATGTATCTTAGTTATTTCAACTGGAAGAAGGATTTTTCAGTGCATCTTCCTAGGTTCTGGGAATCACATGCGTGTCTTGCTTGTGATCACGTGAAAAGACACCAGGAATACAAATCCATTGGAAATTTAGAAAAATGGTTTTGGAATTAa
- the FUT9 gene encoding 4-galactosyl-N-acetylglucosaminide 3-alpha-L-fucosyltransferase 9 isoform X3, with product MTSTSKGIFRPFFIIFIILGCFMAFILIYIKPTNSWISGPIESASSVLKMKNFFSSKTDNLNETTVLIWVWPFGQTFDLTSCQTMFNIPGCHLTIDRSLYNRSHAVLIHHRDISWDLANLPQQARPPFQKWIWMNLESPTHTPQKSGIEHLFNLTLTYRRDSDIQVPYGFMMVGTSSFTFEVPSKENLVCWVVSNWNPEHARVKYYNELSKYIEIHTYGQAFGDYVNDKNLIPTISTCKFYLSFENSIHKDYITEKLYNALLAGSVPVVLGPSRENYENYIPADSFIHVEDFLSPRELAEYLLMLDKNNKMYLSYFNWKKDFSVHLPRFWESHACLACDHVKRHQEYKSIGNLEKWFWN from the coding sequence ATGACATCGACATCTAAAGGAATTTTCCGGCCATTTTTTATTATCTTCATTATCCTTGGTTGTTTCATGGCATTTATATTGATTTATATCAAACCAACAAATAGCTGGATTTCTGGTCCTATAGAATCAGCCAGTTCAGTGTTGAAAATGAAGAActtcttttcttccaaaacTGATAATCTCAATGAAACTACTGTTTTGATCTGGGTTTGGCCATTTGGTCAGACGTTCGATCTGACGTCCTGCCAGACGATGTTCAACATCCCCGGGTGTCATCTGACCATTGACCGCTCGCTCTATAACCGATCCCACGCTGTCCTCATTCATCACAGAGACATCAGCTGGGATCTGGCCAACTTACCTCAGCAAGCCAGGCCACCATTCCAGAAGTGGATTTGGATGAACTTGGAGTCTCCAACTCATACTCCACAAAAGAGCGGCATTGAACACCTTTTTAACCTGACCCTGACTTACCGGCGTGATTCAGATATCCAGGTGCCTTATGGCTTCATGATGGTTGGCACCAGTTCCTTCACATTTGAAGTACCAAGTAAGGAAAACTTGGTCTGTTGGGTTGTGAGTAACTGGAACCCTGAGCACGCACGAGTCAAGTATTACAACGAGCTCAGCAAATACATTGAAATCCACACCTACGGACAAGCCTTCGGAGACTACGTCAATGACAAAAACCTGATTCCAACTATCTCCACCTGCAAGTTCTACCTTTCCTTTGAAAATTCAATCCACAAAGATTACATTACTGAGAAACTCTACAATGCTCTCCTGGCTGGATCAGTACCAGTCGTATTGGGCCCTTCCAGAGAAAATTATGAGAATTACATTCCAGCAGACTCTTTCATACATGTGGAAGATTTTCTCTCCCCCAGAGAGCTGGCAGAATATCTTCTGATGCTTGACAAAAATAATAAGATGTATCTTAGTTATTTCAACTGGAAGAAGGATTTTTCAGTGCATCTTCCTAGGTTCTGGGAATCACATGCGTGTCTTGCTTGTGATCACGTGAAAAGACACCAGGAATACAAATCCATTGGAAATTTAGAAAAATGGTTTTGGAATTAa
- the FUT9 gene encoding 4-galactosyl-N-acetylglucosaminide 3-alpha-L-fucosyltransferase 9 isoform X2, with product MIISVPTFRMLYKEEQIMTSTSKGIFRPFFIIFIILGCFMAFILIYIKPTNSWISGPIESASSVLKMKNFFSSKTDNLNETTVLIWVWPFGQTFDLTSCQTMFNIPGCHLTIDRSLYNRSHAVLIHHRDISWDLANLPQQARPPFQKWIWMNLESPTHTPQKSGIEHLFNLTLTYRRDSDIQVPYGFMMVGTSSFTFEVPSKENLVCWVVSNWNPEHARVKYYNELSKYIEIHTYGQAFGDYVNDKNLIPTISTCKFYLSFENSIHKDYITEKLYNALLAGSVPVVLGPSRENYENYIPADSFIHVEDFLSPRELAEYLLMLDKNNKMYLSYFNWKKDFSVHLPRFWESHACLACDHVKRHQEYKSIGNLEKWFWN from the coding sequence agcAAATTATGACATCGACATCTAAAGGAATTTTCCGGCCATTTTTTATTATCTTCATTATCCTTGGTTGTTTCATGGCATTTATATTGATTTATATCAAACCAACAAATAGCTGGATTTCTGGTCCTATAGAATCAGCCAGTTCAGTGTTGAAAATGAAGAActtcttttcttccaaaacTGATAATCTCAATGAAACTACTGTTTTGATCTGGGTTTGGCCATTTGGTCAGACGTTCGATCTGACGTCCTGCCAGACGATGTTCAACATCCCCGGGTGTCATCTGACCATTGACCGCTCGCTCTATAACCGATCCCACGCTGTCCTCATTCATCACAGAGACATCAGCTGGGATCTGGCCAACTTACCTCAGCAAGCCAGGCCACCATTCCAGAAGTGGATTTGGATGAACTTGGAGTCTCCAACTCATACTCCACAAAAGAGCGGCATTGAACACCTTTTTAACCTGACCCTGACTTACCGGCGTGATTCAGATATCCAGGTGCCTTATGGCTTCATGATGGTTGGCACCAGTTCCTTCACATTTGAAGTACCAAGTAAGGAAAACTTGGTCTGTTGGGTTGTGAGTAACTGGAACCCTGAGCACGCACGAGTCAAGTATTACAACGAGCTCAGCAAATACATTGAAATCCACACCTACGGACAAGCCTTCGGAGACTACGTCAATGACAAAAACCTGATTCCAACTATCTCCACCTGCAAGTTCTACCTTTCCTTTGAAAATTCAATCCACAAAGATTACATTACTGAGAAACTCTACAATGCTCTCCTGGCTGGATCAGTACCAGTCGTATTGGGCCCTTCCAGAGAAAATTATGAGAATTACATTCCAGCAGACTCTTTCATACATGTGGAAGATTTTCTCTCCCCCAGAGAGCTGGCAGAATATCTTCTGATGCTTGACAAAAATAATAAGATGTATCTTAGTTATTTCAACTGGAAGAAGGATTTTTCAGTGCATCTTCCTAGGTTCTGGGAATCACATGCGTGTCTTGCTTGTGATCACGTGAAAAGACACCAGGAATACAAATCCATTGGAAATTTAGAAAAATGGTTTTGGAATTAa